In Ilumatobacter fluminis, the following proteins share a genomic window:
- a CDS encoding M48 family metallopeptidase, producing MTMDFTEHQHDAKQNTVLLVALLTLGILAIVAAVSAVATLLASYGTGEFDPVAAITIAAPITAIAVIGTSLMKSSQIRRGGGAYVATSMGGRQIDRGTTDVAERRLVNVVDEMSIASGSPVPDLFVLDQETSINAFAAGWSADRSAIGVTRGALDQLTRSELQGVVAHEYSHITNGDTRVKTRIIGWVFGIAALTVLGRVFLHQLWWSPRRRGRDDRAGLVLVAAGFALIAIGSIGTLFARLVQAAVSRQREYLADATAVQFTRDPDGIGSALMKIGGGGTANKIRAAHATEADHLFFTSSFSSAMASHPPLQDRIRRLVPSWNGRFITPAAPDPDPNDEPIGGLRPGDGLPPPRVRPDDRPPTPWFGPPPGHRGPPGRRPPPPGRGRHRPR from the coding sequence ATGACCATGGACTTCACCGAGCACCAACACGACGCCAAGCAGAACACCGTGCTGCTCGTCGCTCTGCTCACGCTCGGCATCCTGGCGATCGTCGCTGCGGTCTCGGCCGTGGCCACCCTGCTGGCCTCGTACGGCACCGGCGAGTTCGACCCGGTCGCGGCGATCACGATCGCCGCACCGATCACCGCCATCGCCGTCATCGGGACGTCACTGATGAAATCGAGCCAGATCCGCCGTGGCGGAGGCGCCTACGTGGCGACCTCGATGGGTGGGAGGCAGATCGATCGCGGCACCACCGATGTCGCCGAGCGTCGTCTCGTCAACGTCGTCGACGAGATGTCGATCGCGTCGGGTTCGCCCGTGCCCGATCTGTTCGTGCTCGATCAAGAGACGAGCATCAATGCGTTCGCCGCCGGGTGGAGTGCCGACCGATCGGCCATCGGCGTCACCCGCGGCGCGCTCGACCAGCTCACCCGCAGCGAACTCCAGGGCGTCGTCGCCCACGAGTACTCCCATATCACCAACGGCGACACGAGGGTCAAGACCCGCATCATCGGGTGGGTGTTCGGCATCGCCGCGCTCACCGTGCTCGGTCGGGTGTTCCTGCATCAGCTCTGGTGGTCCCCCCGTCGACGAGGGCGTGACGACCGCGCCGGGCTGGTACTCGTGGCGGCCGGCTTCGCCCTGATCGCGATCGGCTCGATCGGCACGCTGTTCGCCCGGCTCGTCCAGGCGGCTGTGTCGCGCCAGCGCGAGTACCTCGCCGACGCCACCGCAGTGCAGTTCACGCGCGACCCCGATGGCATCGGCAGCGCACTGATGAAGATCGGCGGGGGCGGAACGGCGAACAAGATCCGGGCCGCCCATGCCACCGAGGCCGACCATCTCTTCTTCACGTCGTCGTTCAGCAGCGCCATGGCCAGCCATCCGCCGTTGCAGGACCGGATCCGTCGGCTCGTTCCCAGCTGGAACGGCCGCTTCATCACGCCGGCGGCTCCCGACCCGGACCCGAACGACGAGCCGATCGGCGGCCTGCGGCCCGGCGACGGCCTCCCGCCACCTCGTGTGCGACCGGACGATCGACCACCGACACCCTGGTTCGGACCGCCGCCCGGGCACCGAGGTCCACCCGGACGCCGACCACCGCCACCCGGTCGTGGTCGTCACCGACCCCGATGA
- a CDS encoding DUF389 domain-containing protein: MSEHATDPPAAPSGTRWWFAPVTWAATVVVIAGLVSLTAPSSSRPPERIAIGLLLGGSVLLWAAFRDRTWPLLPIGLATVVGGGALLRNGQAYIEVVTQGAGVLVLAIGVWTASAAWRRLGRVAALMTLSIFAGAAALVVSFDRELLSLSIGIVELVAATVVIAGINRARLTDDLRRSSGLVAIALLGLHTIDERTADPSSDHSVRDKVLYEGADRERRIFRFVILMGLASTIASLGIIADSTAVVIGAMLVAPLLVPLMGVSLSLVVGWRAELRRSAVVAGLGVLVAIGMGYLVSAVFGRGTDVATNAEIASRVSPTLLDLAIALAAGAAGAFALSRRDASDALPGVAVAIALVPPLAVVGVAAQLGAAAEAVGALLLFGTNALAIVAMGSATFVVAGTAETEASRPPDLGGWTLWVGVFAVVIVGLLVSNTEALNEAGAQDDLAARVVETWIDDAEYELVSVDVDGEAVTVMLSGPAEPDDLDDLGDALDRALGGVDTVDVQISITESATITIGDDS; encoded by the coding sequence ATGAGTGAGCACGCGACGGATCCGCCGGCGGCACCATCGGGTACCCGGTGGTGGTTCGCGCCGGTGACCTGGGCGGCAACGGTCGTGGTGATCGCGGGACTCGTGTCGCTCACCGCGCCGTCGAGCAGCCGCCCGCCCGAGAGGATCGCGATCGGGCTGCTGCTCGGCGGTTCGGTGCTCCTGTGGGCCGCCTTTCGTGACCGGACCTGGCCACTGCTCCCGATCGGGCTGGCCACCGTCGTCGGCGGTGGAGCGTTGCTGCGGAACGGTCAGGCGTACATCGAGGTGGTGACGCAGGGCGCCGGCGTGCTCGTGCTCGCCATCGGCGTGTGGACCGCGTCTGCCGCCTGGCGCCGTCTCGGTCGGGTTGCCGCGCTGATGACGCTGTCGATCTTCGCGGGAGCGGCCGCCCTCGTCGTCTCGTTCGACCGCGAGCTGTTGTCACTGTCGATCGGCATCGTCGAACTGGTCGCCGCAACGGTCGTGATCGCCGGCATCAACCGTGCTCGCCTCACGGACGACCTCCGACGATCGTCGGGGCTTGTGGCGATCGCCCTGCTCGGACTGCACACGATCGACGAACGCACCGCGGACCCATCATCCGACCACTCCGTGCGAGACAAGGTCCTCTACGAGGGGGCCGACCGCGAGCGACGCATCTTCCGGTTCGTCATTCTCATGGGGTTGGCATCGACGATCGCGTCGCTGGGGATCATCGCCGACTCGACTGCGGTCGTCATCGGCGCGATGTTGGTCGCCCCGTTGCTCGTCCCGCTCATGGGAGTCTCGCTGTCGCTCGTCGTCGGATGGCGAGCAGAACTGCGACGATCAGCGGTCGTCGCCGGTCTCGGCGTCCTCGTCGCGATCGGCATGGGGTACTTGGTCTCCGCTGTGTTCGGCCGAGGTACCGATGTCGCGACGAACGCCGAGATCGCGTCCCGGGTCTCGCCGACCTTGCTCGACCTGGCGATCGCCTTGGCCGCAGGTGCAGCCGGAGCGTTCGCGCTGTCGCGACGCGACGCTTCCGACGCGCTGCCGGGTGTCGCCGTCGCGATCGCCCTCGTCCCGCCGCTCGCCGTCGTCGGCGTCGCCGCCCAGCTCGGTGCCGCCGCCGAAGCCGTTGGCGCTCTCCTGCTGTTCGGCACCAACGCGCTCGCGATCGTCGCCATGGGATCGGCGACATTCGTCGTCGCCGGCACGGCCGAGACCGAAGCCTCCCGCCCTCCGGATCTCGGCGGGTGGACGTTGTGGGTCGGCGTCTTCGCCGTAGTGATCGTCGGACTCCTCGTCTCCAACACCGAGGCGCTCAACGAGGCCGGCGCGCAGGACGATCTGGCCGCCCGCGTCGTCGAGACGTGGATCGACGACGCCGAGTACGAACTGGTCTCGGTCGACGTCGACGGTGAGGCGGTGACCGTCATGTTGTCCGGACCCGCCGAACCCGACGATCTCGACGACCTCGGTGACGCGCTCGACCGAGCGCTCGGCGGCGTCGACACCGTCGACGTGCAGATCTCGATCACCGAATCCGCCACCATCACGATCGGCGACGACTCGTGA
- a CDS encoding homocysteine S-methyltransferase family protein produces the protein MALTSHPLQSLRSTGFITDGGMETSLIFLQGLDLPCFAAFPLLDDEAGRTALAEYYAPYLVVATDRGLGMMLDTPTWRANPDWASLVGYDRDALDRVNRDAVAFVQQIAGSLEGHPVVVNGAIGPRGDGYVVGSTMTVAEATNYHALQVRALSEAGVDLVTATTMNYVEEALGVAQACEDVGVPFAIGFTVETDGCLPSGQSLRSAIEQVDAETAPEYFMVNCAHPTHFSHVFGEGGSWLTRIAAVRSNASTASHAELDEADELDRGDIPGLLDEYVALRSVLPELRVVGGCCGTDHEHIAEISRALLIDA, from the coding sequence ATGGCACTCACCTCCCACCCCCTCCAGTCGCTTCGCTCGACCGGATTCATCACCGACGGCGGCATGGAGACATCGCTGATCTTCCTGCAGGGACTCGATCTGCCCTGCTTCGCCGCCTTCCCGCTCCTCGACGACGAGGCGGGCCGCACGGCATTGGCCGAGTACTACGCGCCCTACCTCGTCGTGGCGACCGACCGTGGCCTGGGCATGATGCTCGACACGCCGACCTGGCGAGCCAACCCGGACTGGGCAAGTCTCGTCGGATACGACCGTGATGCGCTCGATCGCGTCAACCGCGACGCGGTTGCCTTCGTGCAGCAGATCGCCGGGAGCCTCGAGGGGCATCCGGTGGTCGTGAACGGCGCGATCGGGCCGCGAGGCGACGGCTACGTCGTCGGTTCGACGATGACTGTGGCCGAGGCGACGAACTACCACGCGTTGCAGGTCCGAGCGCTCTCCGAAGCGGGCGTCGACCTCGTGACGGCGACGACGATGAACTATGTCGAAGAAGCACTCGGTGTCGCCCAGGCGTGTGAGGACGTCGGCGTCCCGTTCGCCATCGGATTCACCGTCGAGACCGACGGCTGCCTGCCGTCTGGGCAGTCGTTGCGGTCCGCGATCGAGCAGGTCGACGCCGAGACGGCACCCGAGTACTTCATGGTCAACTGCGCCCACCCGACCCACTTCTCGCACGTGTTCGGGGAGGGTGGCTCGTGGTTGACGCGGATCGCAGCGGTTCGGTCGAACGCCTCGACGGCGAGCCATGCCGAACTCGACGAAGCCGACGAGCTCGATCGTGGTGACATCCCCGGTCTCCTCGACGAGTACGTGGCGCTGAGGAGCGTGCTGCCCGAGCTCCGCGTGGTCGGCGGGTGCTGCGGCACGGACCACGAGCACATCGCCGAGATCAGTCGCGCCCTGCTCATCGACGCGTGA
- a CDS encoding 50S ribosomal protein L11 methyltransferase — MAAMGDSVQRASSKAIRSTMEFVATRIASSDRLMSIAYDLINGDTFAGLEAHEEMLSDTPRIEAYHRGIHRNVGPGDVVVDLGTGTGVLALMASKAGAEKVYAVEHSDVIEVAEEIARLNGVTNIEFVRANSREFVAPEPVDVILHEQMGDELFNENMLQNILDLRDRVLRPGGRILPGRFRLFVEPITLHDDMRIRRFWNIDLPDDIDLSGMERSPVAERFDAGRNDLFWLRPRSVAATVGAPQPVLEFDLADLATPFDLATSYTVERTATSDAIADGCAVWFEAQFDDETVLSTSPLDPVTSWGNRVFRLDRAIAAGDSLHIDIDLGVLVEPSTWQVRAR; from the coding sequence ATGGCAGCCATGGGTGACTCGGTGCAGCGTGCGAGTTCGAAGGCGATCCGCTCGACGATGGAGTTCGTCGCCACACGGATCGCGTCGAGCGACCGACTCATGTCGATCGCCTACGACCTGATCAACGGCGACACGTTCGCCGGGCTCGAGGCCCACGAGGAGATGCTGTCCGACACCCCTCGCATCGAGGCGTACCACCGCGGGATCCACCGCAACGTCGGTCCGGGCGACGTCGTCGTCGACCTCGGCACCGGCACCGGCGTCCTCGCGCTGATGGCGAGCAAGGCCGGTGCCGAGAAGGTCTACGCCGTCGAGCACAGCGACGTGATCGAGGTCGCCGAGGAGATCGCCCGGCTCAACGGGGTGACCAACATCGAGTTCGTCCGAGCGAACAGCCGGGAGTTCGTCGCGCCCGAGCCGGTCGACGTCATCCTCCACGAGCAGATGGGCGACGAGCTGTTCAACGAGAACATGTTGCAGAACATCCTCGACCTGCGCGACCGCGTGCTCCGCCCCGGCGGTCGCATCCTGCCCGGACGGTTCCGGCTGTTCGTCGAACCGATCACGCTCCACGACGACATGCGGATCCGGCGCTTCTGGAACATCGACCTCCCCGACGACATCGATCTGAGCGGGATGGAACGGTCACCGGTCGCCGAACGGTTCGACGCCGGCCGCAACGACCTCTTCTGGCTCCGACCCCGCTCGGTCGCCGCAACCGTCGGCGCTCCGCAGCCGGTGCTCGAGTTCGACCTGGCCGACCTCGCGACGCCGTTCGACCTGGCGACGTCGTACACCGTCGAACGAACCGCCACCTCGGACGCGATCGCCGACGGTTGCGCCGTGTGGTTCGAGGCGCAGTTCGACGACGAGACGGTGCTCTCGACCTCACCTCTCGACCCCGTGACGAGCTGGGGGAACCGGGTCTTCCGCCTCGACCGAGCGATCGCCGCGGGCGATTCGCTCCACATCGACATCGACCTCGGCGTCCTGGTCGAGCCGTCGACGTGGCAGGTCCGAGCGCGCTGA
- a CDS encoding ATP-binding protein produces the protein MALIAREAELAELDDRLRRHRLVTIVGPGGIGKTTLARAAAAAALPRFDRGVGTVDLTRIDESAEIDGFIASQLGFPDFRSMTDSPDHRSLLVVVDNCEHVIEAAADAIDTMIGSCLSFTILCTSRTPLDLSDEAIVSLPPLDVPPPDLDDPSAASMRMLTERVVDLGGRITDDDVAAAAEICRRLDGVPLALELAAAHARTVPLGRVLDRLDARPADLDRRRFRGRSAHRSVVAAVEWSLQLLDDDTRRSFERLAVVNGPFDNAMAQAVVGDDRRPIDDLLDELVAASLLAVDTTATDTLYRMLRPLRAVALDRLGRDDDAVRDVESRIADHVVGRAAAVLLSSESDWADQLPRLLDGYDAMIAAQRWMLEHDDEPDRSLVLLAVFWAVVQQLHRAEVAEVGEQVLERWPDPTTPFWVDAAATVATCYQLLGRLDDAVALATTALEHADGSVFAPVTLRRALAQATRRMGRPEEARRWFAEGASVAAANVPGLARVLRVDEAIMLAELGDTDQATRVLDAIADEASRTGATINRAWAHCARATVAWLAADPTAAERARAAIDESRSIGYAAGELYSLRLLGAVLIDDGKLAAAASAVLELQNGLLERRAALDARAVLDHAARLLELHADDDWADLAATANRLDTTSTLTARDAADIVDRGSVVGRDLGVRDALELCRDRLTAMANDHDAPNVETAAAPPAGGPTLRCEGDVWRWTFDGGSVTTKASKGAADLARLLERPGHEVSALDLSGSTKMADSGIETLDSRARRETEDRIRELRADIDEADAHHDLARAERATAEMDRLVDELTSALGLGGRARRTGSDGERARSAVTQRIRSTIRRIDELHPKLGAHLSVSVETGTFCVYRPAEPVVWTVER, from the coding sequence GTGGCCCTGATCGCGCGGGAAGCGGAGCTGGCCGAACTCGACGATCGACTCCGGCGGCACCGCCTCGTCACGATCGTCGGACCCGGCGGCATCGGCAAGACCACGCTTGCACGCGCCGCTGCCGCCGCGGCACTCCCCCGCTTCGATCGCGGCGTCGGAACGGTCGACCTCACCCGCATCGACGAGTCGGCCGAGATCGACGGATTCATCGCGAGCCAACTCGGCTTCCCCGACTTCCGCTCGATGACCGACTCACCCGACCATCGGTCGCTGCTCGTCGTCGTCGACAACTGCGAGCACGTCATCGAGGCCGCTGCCGACGCGATCGACACGATGATCGGCTCGTGCCTCTCGTTCACGATCCTCTGCACGAGCAGAACGCCGCTCGACCTGTCCGACGAGGCGATCGTGTCGCTCCCCCCGCTCGACGTGCCGCCTCCCGACCTCGACGACCCGTCCGCCGCCTCGATGCGGATGCTGACCGAGCGCGTCGTCGACCTCGGCGGTCGAATCACCGATGACGACGTGGCGGCCGCCGCAGAGATCTGTCGTCGACTCGACGGTGTTCCCCTCGCCCTCGAACTCGCCGCCGCGCACGCGCGCACCGTGCCGTTGGGCAGAGTGCTCGACCGGCTCGATGCCCGGCCGGCCGATCTCGACCGCCGCCGCTTCCGCGGCCGGAGTGCGCACCGTTCGGTCGTCGCCGCCGTCGAATGGTCGCTGCAGCTGCTCGACGACGACACCCGCCGGTCGTTCGAGCGACTCGCCGTCGTGAACGGACCGTTCGACAACGCCATGGCGCAAGCCGTCGTCGGCGACGACCGACGACCGATCGACGACCTGCTCGACGAACTCGTCGCCGCCTCACTCCTTGCCGTCGACACGACCGCAACCGACACGCTGTACCGGATGCTGCGACCGCTCCGAGCTGTTGCGCTCGACCGCCTCGGCCGGGACGACGACGCCGTCCGCGACGTCGAGAGCCGGATCGCCGATCACGTCGTCGGACGCGCCGCTGCGGTGCTGCTGAGTTCCGAATCGGACTGGGCCGACCAGCTGCCCCGCCTGCTCGACGGCTACGACGCGATGATCGCCGCACAACGATGGATGCTGGAGCACGACGACGAACCCGACCGGTCGCTGGTGCTCCTCGCAGTGTTCTGGGCAGTCGTCCAGCAGCTGCATCGCGCCGAGGTCGCCGAGGTGGGCGAACAGGTGCTCGAGCGCTGGCCCGACCCGACGACGCCGTTCTGGGTCGACGCTGCCGCCACGGTCGCCACCTGCTATCAACTGCTCGGACGACTCGACGATGCCGTGGCGTTGGCGACGACGGCGCTCGAGCACGCGGACGGATCGGTGTTCGCTCCGGTCACACTGCGTCGCGCCCTCGCCCAGGCAACCCGTCGGATGGGCCGACCCGAAGAGGCCCGACGCTGGTTCGCCGAGGGTGCTTCGGTGGCCGCAGCGAACGTGCCCGGCCTGGCGAGGGTGCTCCGCGTCGACGAGGCGATCATGCTCGCCGAGCTCGGCGACACCGACCAGGCGACCCGGGTACTCGACGCGATCGCGGACGAAGCGTCACGAACCGGAGCAACCATCAACCGAGCGTGGGCGCACTGTGCGCGTGCGACCGTCGCCTGGCTCGCAGCCGACCCGACGGCGGCCGAGCGCGCTCGAGCGGCGATCGACGAGTCGAGGAGCATCGGGTACGCCGCCGGCGAGCTGTACTCGTTGCGCCTCCTCGGCGCGGTGCTGATCGACGACGGAAAGCTCGCCGCGGCGGCATCCGCCGTGCTCGAGCTCCAGAACGGGTTACTCGAACGGCGCGCCGCGCTCGACGCCCGTGCAGTCCTCGATCACGCGGCCCGGCTGCTCGAACTCCACGCCGACGACGATTGGGCCGACCTCGCTGCGACGGCCAACCGGCTCGACACGACGTCGACGCTGACCGCACGCGACGCCGCCGACATCGTCGATCGTGGCAGCGTCGTCGGCCGCGACCTCGGCGTCCGGGACGCACTCGAGCTCTGCCGCGATCGGCTGACAGCCATGGCGAACGACCACGACGCGCCCAATGTCGAAACCGCTGCTGCGCCACCCGCCGGCGGTCCGACGTTGCGGTGTGAGGGCGATGTGTGGCGGTGGACGTTCGACGGAGGGTCGGTCACGACCAAGGCCTCGAAGGGGGCCGCCGATCTGGCTCGGCTCCTCGAGCGGCCCGGTCACGAGGTCTCGGCCCTCGATCTCTCCGGATCGACCAAGATGGCCGACTCCGGCATCGAGACGCTCGATAGCCGTGCCCGCCGAGAGACCGAGGATCGAATCCGTGAACTCCGCGCCGACATCGACGAAGCGGACGCCCACCACGACCTCGCACGAGCCGAGCGAGCGACGGCCGAGATGGACCGCCTCGTCGACGAACTCACATCAGCGCTCGGGCTCGGCGGGCGCGCTCGCCGAACGGGGTCCGACGGCGAGCGTGCGCGATCGGCCGTGACCCAGCGCATCCGGAGCACGATTCGTCGCATCGACGAGCTGCATCCGAAGCTCGGTGCGCACCTGAGCGTGTCGGTCGAGACGGGCACGTTCTGCGTGTACCGTCCGGCCGAGCCGGTCGTCTGGACCGTCGAGCGATGA
- a CDS encoding SDR family oxidoreductase, whose product MNTPPEPAQRRSRGTVVVCGATGYLGGHVVRALYDDGWRVRALVRDAGRLGDAADYCDDVFVGRPTEPDSIDGLFDGADAAFSSIGTRSFGRRPSFRDVDERANLNLVDAAERAGVGRFVFVSILRGDELRAASPLIEARERVVDRLRAGPMTETIIRPTGFFNDMRAFRDMAERGRVWLIGDRRTRINPIHGADLAEVIREAFASDDTSDRSVGGPDVLSQADVAHLAFEGAGRRTEKVSTVPSGVVRAIGRLIGPVNPNAGANLRMFAVMGEQDMVGEPIGTHHLADEFTRTGP is encoded by the coding sequence ATGAACACACCCCCCGAACCCGCCCAGCGCAGAAGCCGAGGCACGGTCGTCGTGTGCGGCGCCACGGGCTACCTCGGCGGTCACGTCGTGCGAGCGCTGTACGACGACGGCTGGCGAGTACGAGCCCTCGTGCGCGACGCCGGCCGACTCGGCGATGCCGCCGACTACTGCGACGACGTGTTCGTCGGCCGACCGACGGAGCCCGACTCGATCGACGGCCTGTTCGACGGTGCCGATGCGGCGTTCTCGTCGATCGGCACCCGATCGTTCGGGCGTCGCCCGAGTTTCCGCGACGTCGACGAGCGGGCGAACCTGAACCTGGTCGACGCGGCGGAACGAGCAGGCGTCGGACGATTCGTGTTCGTGTCGATCCTGCGCGGCGACGAGCTACGCGCCGCCTCCCCGCTGATCGAGGCGCGCGAGCGGGTGGTCGATCGGCTCCGGGCCGGCCCGATGACCGAGACGATCATCCGTCCGACCGGCTTCTTCAACGACATGCGCGCATTCCGTGACATGGCCGAACGCGGCCGGGTCTGGCTGATCGGCGACCGTCGGACCCGCATCAACCCGATCCACGGAGCCGACCTCGCCGAGGTGATCCGGGAAGCGTTCGCCTCCGACGACACGAGCGACCGCAGCGTCGGCGGACCGGACGTGTTGTCGCAGGCCGACGTCGCCCACCTCGCGTTCGAGGGAGCCGGCCGTCGAACGGAGAAGGTGAGCACCGTTCCGAGCGGTGTGGTCCGAGCGATCGGCAGGCTGATCGGCCCGGTCAACCCGAACGCCGGCGCCAACCTGCGCATGTTCGCCGTCATGGGCGAACAGGACATGGTCGGTGAGCCGATCGGCACCCATCACCTGGCGGACGAGTTCACCCGAACCGGCCCATAG
- a CDS encoding peroxidase family protein, with protein MPHESSPGRRRCVVLPISRRLALVAAVVPVAVSTGTVAAQTPDDGVSDELAVELADGRTLDGFGNNVDDPTLGQAGTIYTRVAEANYADDVGALVDGPDQRSVSNRIFNDVNQNVFSENGVTHWSFVWGQFIDHTIGLRESSDEDLVVAFDADDPLEEFTNDLGAISTTRSAAAAGTGDDSVREQINTISSYIDAWAVYGGSDERLDWLRAGTVDGDPTNNDASLLLVDGYLPTSEARPDTETPEVELAGRLFADPTSAVIAGDVRVNENLGLTAVQTLFALEHNRIVDALPDDLDEQTKFEIAQRSVAALQQYITYNEFLPAMGVELDDYTGYDPTVDPTITNEFATVGYRAHSTIHGEFEGEIDRSAITDDEIAALEAQGVEVTVASDVVEYAIPLNVAFGNPGLLEQVGLGSMLAGLASEAAYANDEQIDNQLRSVLFQVPGPDVEDPASCLDGTEIAGCFTIVNDLGALDMIRAADHGMPSYNDLREAYGLERVESFTEITGEDTDQWPDDPEIDLENPIDDPDILDFVYLADADGNVLEAGTDEADGDTVTAVRRTTTAARLQAIYGDVDSIDAFTGMVSEAHVDGTEFGELQLAMWTSQFAALRDGDRFFYGNDGALDLIADEYGIDYRRTLADVIVANSDVEPAEIADNVFLLPQATEEPSDASDDQAADAADGGTSDETPDDESDEDQVDGERRRSNRPRDRDGDADRDGRRHRRQQG; from the coding sequence ATGCCACACGAATCCAGCCCTGGGCGACGCCGCTGCGTCGTCCTTCCGATCTCTCGACGTCTCGCGCTCGTCGCCGCCGTCGTTCCGGTCGCCGTCAGCACCGGCACCGTCGCCGCGCAGACGCCGGACGACGGCGTGTCGGACGAGCTCGCCGTCGAGCTCGCCGACGGTCGCACCCTCGACGGGTTCGGGAACAACGTCGACGACCCGACGCTCGGCCAGGCCGGAACCATCTACACGCGCGTCGCCGAGGCGAACTACGCCGACGATGTCGGCGCACTCGTCGACGGGCCCGACCAGCGCTCCGTCTCGAACCGGATCTTCAACGACGTGAACCAGAACGTGTTCTCCGAGAACGGCGTGACCCACTGGAGCTTCGTGTGGGGCCAGTTCATCGACCACACGATCGGTCTGCGCGAGAGCAGCGACGAGGATCTCGTCGTCGCCTTCGATGCCGACGACCCGCTCGAGGAGTTCACGAACGATCTGGGTGCGATCTCGACCACCCGGTCGGCTGCCGCCGCCGGCACCGGAGACGACAGCGTTCGTGAGCAGATCAACACGATCAGTTCCTACATCGACGCCTGGGCGGTGTACGGCGGATCCGACGAGCGGCTCGATTGGCTCCGAGCGGGAACCGTCGACGGCGACCCGACGAACAACGACGCCTCGCTCCTGCTGGTCGACGGTTACCTCCCGACGAGCGAGGCCCGACCCGACACGGAGACACCGGAGGTCGAACTCGCCGGCCGCCTGTTCGCCGACCCGACGTCGGCCGTGATCGCGGGCGATGTCCGCGTCAACGAGAACCTCGGGTTGACCGCCGTCCAGACGCTGTTCGCGCTCGAGCACAACCGGATCGTCGACGCCTTGCCCGATGACCTCGACGAACAGACGAAGTTCGAGATCGCCCAACGCTCGGTCGCGGCGCTGCAGCAGTACATCACCTACAACGAGTTCCTCCCGGCGATGGGTGTCGAACTCGACGACTACACCGGCTACGACCCGACCGTCGACCCGACGATCACCAACGAGTTCGCCACGGTCGGGTATCGCGCCCATTCGACCATCCACGGTGAGTTCGAGGGTGAGATCGACCGGTCGGCCATCACCGACGACGAGATCGCAGCGCTCGAGGCGCAGGGGGTCGAGGTCACCGTCGCGAGCGACGTGGTCGAGTACGCCATCCCGCTCAACGTCGCGTTCGGCAACCCGGGCCTGCTCGAACAGGTCGGGCTCGGCAGCATGCTCGCCGGCCTCGCATCGGAAGCGGCATACGCGAACGACGAACAGATCGACAACCAGCTCCGCAGCGTGTTGTTCCAGGTGCCCGGTCCCGACGTGGAGGATCCGGCCTCGTGTCTCGACGGCACCGAGATCGCGGGTTGCTTCACGATCGTGAACGATCTCGGAGCGCTCGACATGATCCGCGCCGCCGACCACGGGATGCCGTCGTACAACGACCTGCGAGAGGCGTACGGTCTGGAGCGGGTCGAGTCGTTCACCGAGATCACCGGTGAAGACACGGACCAATGGCCCGACGATCCCGAGATCGACCTCGAGAACCCGATCGACGATCCGGACATCCTCGACTTCGTGTACCTGGCCGATGCCGACGGCAACGTGCTGGAGGCCGGCACCGACGAAGCCGACGGCGACACGGTCACGGCAGTGCGGCGGACCACGACCGCAGCGCGGCTGCAGGCCATCTACGGCGACGTCGACTCGATCGATGCCTTCACCGGCATGGTGTCGGAAGCGCACGTCGACGGCACCGAGTTCGGCGAGTTGCAGCTCGCCATGTGGACTTCCCAGTTCGCGGCGCTGCGCGACGGCGACCGTTTCTTCTACGGCAACGACGGTGCGCTCGACCTGATCGCCGACGAGTACGGCATCGACTATCGGCGCACCCTCGCCGACGTCATCGTCGCCAACTCCGACGTCGAGCCCGCCGAGATCGCCGACAACGTCTTCCTCCTCCCGCAGGCAACGGAGGAGCCGAGCGATGCGTCGGACGATCAGGCAGCCGACGCGGCGGACGGCGGGACGAGCGACGAGACACCTGACGACGAATCGGACGAGGACCAGGTGGACGGTGAGCGACGCCGTTCCAACCGACCGCGGGATCGAGACGGCGACGCGGATCGAGATGGCCGACGTCACCGGCGTCAGCAGGGTTGA